A stretch of Mya arenaria isolate MELC-2E11 chromosome 14, ASM2691426v1 DNA encodes these proteins:
- the LOC128218054 gene encoding nuclear receptor ROR-beta-like, translated as MSDNQYLPRDVPSATKSRRRRERNVDPGAPSTPLPACRVCGDRSSGLHYGVNTCEACKGFFKRTLRKTTMDLPCGCKAVVKGQWRQGPVKNGCSACRYQRCLAVGMSRHAIKIGRYSLERKTNNILESKREKQGLDQGILSDLHPPNGAVGNPPNGAAGKECNSKSCAQEMDNALATDCVDDIDAFIESLLGVDGQTGENSSTVASGAVCQKRLENTTVGTARVSAEMINGQMPEELAGLVGTLTAAHLATMEVDARSREEITRLQTSCLEKYQIKTEIFGKMKVLSTTEYNNFFKATGLDIDGRGEHVQKALTFIQGRISSSVTFAKAIPCFRDLPLPDQVSLIKASRSENELMSSYRNIYTSIDMERQVVAMPWGREYHLAEVDKSVPAEIVVGRWQAADRIVELALTAQEEALIRALSVVSPDRCDLLDPGRVNAIQDRCVMCLHHLFETSPKAWNSPSGAGKSRPGAVKSTPEVGYSQPGARVSPTETVQSQSERGSKPPEAGNSPLGAGNLLLAAMKSPPEAGNSPLGAGNLLPAAMKSPLAAEKLPPVVEKSQPGSGESPQEAQKSTPGAVKSPPEEGNSPQGVGKSLLPAEKSSPVLGNRLGKVFSLLTFCRNLSERESEIAQELIINPPAFIDDRAFPLFKEFFL; from the exons ATGTCGGACAATCAATATCTTCCACGCGATGTCCCGAGCGCGACAAAGAGTCGTCGGCGCCGTGAACGCAATGTGGACCCGGGCGCGCCGTCGACGCCGCTTCCGGCGTGTCGCGTGTGTGGGGACAGGTCATCCGGTCTCCATTATGGCGTCAACACGTGCGAGGCATGTAAG GGATTCTTTAAGCGGACACTCCGTAAAACGACAATGGACTTGCCATGTGGATGCAAGGCGGTGGTCAAGGGTCAGTGGCGCCAGGGGCCTGTTAAGAACGGATGTTCCGCCTGTCGCTACCAGCGCTGTCTTGCCGTGGGCATGTCGAGACACG CAATTAAAATTGGACGATACTCTTTGGAGCGAAAAACCAACAATATTCTAGAATCAAAACGTGAAAAACAAGGACTTGACCAAGGTATATTGAGCGACCTTCATCCTCCGAATGGAGCGGTTGGCAATCCTCCGAATGGAGCGGCTGGCAAAGAGTGCAATTCTAAGTCATGTGCTCAAGAAATGGACAATGCCTTGGCGACGGATTGTGTAGATGACATTGATGCTTTTATAGAAAGCTTACTTGGTGTAGATGGTCAAACGGGAGAAAATTCTTCAACAG TAGCAAGTGGTGCGGTGTGTCAGAAAAGATTGGAAAATACTACCGTTGGAACAGCAAGGGTTTCTGCAGAAATGATAAATGGACAGATGCCAGAG GAGCTGGCGGGACTGGTGGGGACCCTGACGGCCGCTCACCTCGCCACCATGGAAGTGGATGCCAGGAGCCGGGAGGAGATCACGCGACTACAGACTTCATGTCTT gaaaaataCCAGATTAAGACGGAAATCTTTGGGAAAATGAAGGTTTTATCGACAACGGAGTACAATAATTTCTTCAAAGCAACAG GTTTAGATATAGATGGACGTGGCGAGCACGTGCAAAAAGCCCTGACGTTTATTCAGGGCAGAATTTCTTCGTCTGTGACATTCGCCAAGGCCATTCCCTGCTTCCGGGATCTGCCCTTACCGGACCAGGTCAGCCTTATTAAAG CGTCTCGGTCGGAAAACGAGCTTATGAGTAGCTATCGAAACATTTACACCAGTATTGACATGGAGCGTCAGGTGGTCGCTATGCCTTGGGGACGCGAGTACCATCTAGCGGAAGTAGACAAGTCCGTGCCTGCAGAAATCGTCGTCGGGCGCTGGCAGGCGGCGGATCGAATTGTTGAGCTGGCGCTTACGGCACAGGAAGAGGCGCTAATCAGGGCGCTTTCAGTCGTATCTCCAG aTCGGTGCGATTTGTTGGACCCAGGTAGAGTTAATGCCATACAAGACAGATGTGTTATGTGTCTTCATCACCTTTTTGAGACATCACCGAAGGCATGGAACTCACCGTCAGGCGCGGGGAAGTCACGGCCGGGGGCGGTGAAGTCAACACCGGAGGTAGGGTACTCACAACCAGGGGCGAGAGTGTCACCAACAGAGACGGTGCAGTCACAATCAGAGCGGGGGAGTAAACCACCAGAGGCGGGAAATTCACCATTAGGGGCTGGGAATTTACTACTAGCGGCGATGAAGTCACCACCAGAGGCGGGAAATTCACCATTAGGGGCTGGGAATTTACTACCAGCGGCGATGAAGTCACCACTAGCGGCGGAGAAGTTACCACCAGTGGTTGAGAAATCACAACCCGGATCGGGAGAGTCACCACAAGAGGCACAGAAGTCAACACCAGGGGCGGTAAAGTCACCACCAGAAGAAGGGAACTCACCACAAGGGGTGGGGAAGTCACTACTACCGGCGGAGAAGTCATCACCAGTATTGGGAAATCGACTAGGAAAGGTGTTCTCGTTACTGACCTTTTGCAGGAATTTAAGTGAAAGAGAATCAGAAATAGCTCAAGAGCTGATCATAAATCCTCCAGCCTTTATAGATGACCGTGCTTTTCCACTGTTTAAGGAGttctttttatga